One Brassica oleracea var. oleracea cultivar TO1000 chromosome C7, BOL, whole genome shotgun sequence genomic window carries:
- the LOC106301801 gene encoding putative pentatricopeptide repeat-containing protein At4g17915, giving the protein MVLGLVKFTGLSTRLLNICVHSLCKFRKIEKAETLITDGIRLGVSPDVVTYNTLITGYCHFVGIEEAYAVTRRMRDAGIRPDVATYNSLIAGAARRLMLDRVLYLFDEMLEWGLYPDLWSYNTLMCCYFKLGKQDEAFRVLYKDLRLAGLSPGPDTYNVLLDALCKCGYVDDALEMFREMQSRFKPGLMTYNILINGLCKARRVGTAKWMLTELKRSGYTPNAVTYTTILKLYFKTRRIRRGLELFLEMKREGYTYDGYAYFAVVSALVKTGRTKEAFEYMQELVRNGRRHDIVSYNTLLNLYFREGDLDAVDDLLGEIERKGMKADEYTHTIIVNGLLRTGQTRRAEKHFVNMGEMGIGLNLVTCNCLVDGLCKAGHVDRALRLFESMEVKDEYTYTCVVHNLCKETRFVCASKLLLSCYSKGIKIPSSARRAVLSGLRMSGCYGEARMAKAKMKLAQVGDS; this is encoded by the coding sequence ATGGTTCTTGGGCTCGTCAAATTCACGGGACTATCAACAAGGCTCCTCAACATATGCGTTCATTCCCTCTGCAAATTCCGAAAAATCGAGAAAGCCGAAACCTTGATCACAGACGGAATCAGACTAGGCGTTTCTCCCGATGTCGTCACTTACAACACTTTGATCACCGGGTACTGCCATTTCGTCGGAATCGAGGAAGCTTACGCCGTCACTCGCCGCATGAGAGACGCCGGGATTAGACCCGACGTCGCTACGTATAACTCCCTAATCGCCGGAGCCGCTAGACGGCTGATGCTGGATCGTGTACTCTACCTGTTCGACGAAATGCTCGAGTGGGGTTTGTACCCTGACTTGTGGAGTTACAACACTTTGATGTGTTGTTACTTCAAGCTAGGGAAGCAAGACGAAGCCTTTCGTGTTCTTTACAAGGATCTTCGCCTCGCGGGGCTAAGTCCCGGTCCTGATACTTACAATGTGCTGCTTGATGCGCTTTGCAAGTGTGGTTATGTAGACGATGCTCTTGAGATGTTTAGAGAGATGCAGAGTAGGTTTAAGCCAGGGTTAATGACTTATAACATTCTTATCAACGGGCTTTGTAAAGCCAGGAGGGTCGGTACTGCGAAATGGATGTTGACAGAGCTCAAGAGATCGGGTTACACTCCTAATGCAGTTACTTACACGACGATATTAAAGCTGTATTTCAAGACTAGGAGGATTAGAAGAGGGCTTGAGTTGTTTCTAGAGATGAAAAGAGAAGGGTATACTTATGATGGGTACGCTTATTTCGCGGTTGTCAGTGCTTTGGTTAAGACAGGGAGGACGAAAGAGGCGTTTGAGTATATGCAGGAGCTGGTTAGGAACGGTAGGAGACACGACATTGTTTCGTATAATACGTTGTTGAATCTGTATTTTAGAGAAGGGGATTTGGATGCTGTGGATGATTTGTTGGGGGAGATAGAGAGGAAAGGAATGAAAGCTGATGAGTATACGCACACGATCATAGTCAACGGTTTGTTGAGGACGGGACAGACGAGGAGAGCAGAGAAGCATTTTGTAAATATGGGAGAGATGGGGATTGGGTTGAATCTCGTGACGTGTAACTGTTTGGTTGATGGGTTGTGTAAAGCGGGTCATGTGGACCGTGCGCTGAGATTGTTTGAGTCGATGGAAGTGAAAGATGAGTATACGTATACTTGTGTTGTGCATAATCTCTGTAAAGAAACGAGGTTTGTATGTGCTTCAAAGCTGCTTTTGTCGTGTTACAGTAAAGGAATCAAGATTCCGTCGTCTGCGAGACGAGCTGTTTTGTCGGGTTTAAGGATGTCGGGGTGTTATGGTGAAGCGAGAATGGCTAAAGCCAAAATGAAACTGGCTCAGGTTGGGGATTCCTGA
- the LOC106305195 gene encoding RING-H2 finger protein ATL29-like, with protein MPTIPSPLPPQEHYVTPPLTVIFTVVFLIFIFVGFFTLYFCKCILDTIMQTWHIHHSGEREVTDNPLQPPEAPPVNPGLDLRIINSFPTFPYFSVKDLREEKYGLECAICLLEFDEDHVLRLLTTCYHVFHQECIDLWFESHKTCPVCRHDLDPPPPPENTTNVLSNVDEMIIDVIQETSYDGGDQHHHHQTTTPIDTGTSSGQSSCVNNERSRKEQTLPETFSRSHSTGHSIVRNKPEEEDKYTLRLPEHVKIKFTRGHSQTKSCVTFAELVRNRSYDHRRFGEVSNQTVATHSGE; from the coding sequence ATGCCGACAATTCCTTCACCTTTACCGCCACAAGAACATTACGTGACACCACCTCTCACGGTGATCTTCACCGTAGTCTTTCTAATATTCATCTTTGTCGGGTTCTTCACTCTCTATTTCTGCAAATGTATTCTCGACACCATAATGCAAACCTGGCATATCCATCACAGTGGAGAAAGAGAAGTAACAGACAATCCCCTCCAGCCACCTGAAGCTCCTCCGGTCAATCCTGGCCTAGACCTTAGAATCATAAATTCGTTTCCTACTTTTCCTTATTTCTCCGTTAAAGATCTCCGGGAAGAGAAATACGGCCTCGAATGTGCCATTTGTCTACTTGAATTTGACGAAGATCACGTGCTACGCCTCTTGACAACTTGCTACCATGTGTTTCACCAAGAATGCATCGATCTTTGGTTCGAATCTCACAAAACTTGTCCTGTTTGTCGCCACGATCTTGATCCTCCTCCTCCCCCGGAAAACACCACCAATGTTCTATCTAACGTCGATGAGATGATCATCGATGTAATTCAAGAAACCAGCTACGACGGTGGCGATCAACATCATCATCATCAGACAACGACACCGATTGATACTGGGACGTCTTCAGGACAAAGCAGTTGTGTAAACAATGAAAGATCGAGAAAAGAACAAACATTGCCAGAAACATTCTCGAGATCACATTCTACGGGACATTCAATAGTGAGAAACAAACCAGAGGAAGAAGATAAGTATACATTAAGATTACCAGAGCATGTCAAGATTAAGTTTACAAGAGGACATAGCCAAACAAAGAGTTGTGTGACTTTTGCAGAACTTGTTAGAAACAGAAGTTATGATCATCGCCGGTTTGGTGAAGTCTCCAATCAAACGGTTGCTACACACTCGGGAGAGTAA
- the LOC106303301 gene encoding AT-hook motif nuclear-localized protein 13-like, with the protein MLAWLARFRLKLKNLNFLSRLHPQKQSHSNKVSSFSFSNLPSDAYWPRGAGTPFIPDIIEVEAGEDIAAKINVAYTHQAGPREVVILSASGAISSALLNSPSGVVKYEGQYEIVAMSGSFLNTESNGTLTITGDLSVSLANHNGKIVGGIVAGMLVAESQVQVGVGSFVPERVVENNTEPASGPATASGSGGLNDSKSPLHQVGNSTPQPADQMCDLRLWPGSNPQ; encoded by the exons ATGTTAGCTTGGCTCGCACGCTTTCGCTTAAAACTCAAAAACCTCAACTTTCTCTCGCGTCTACATCCTCAAAAACAGAGTCACTCCAACAAAGTTTCCTCCTTTTCTTTCTCTAATCTTCCATCGGACGCTTACTGGCCCC GAGGAGCAGGAACACCGTTTATACCTGATATCATTGAGGTCGAAGCTGGAGAG GACATAGCTGCAAAGATTAATGTGGCGTATACGCATCAAGCGGGACCACGCGAGGTCGTTATTCTCTCAGCTTCAGGAGCTATATCTAGTGCGCTGCTTAACAGTCCTAGTGGAGTTGTTAAGTATGAG GGACAATATGAAATCGTTGCTATGTCAGGCTCTTTCTTGAATACTGAGAGTAATGGTACTTTGACCATAACTGGTGACTTGAGCGTGTCTCTGGCTAACCACAATGGCAAGATTGTTGGGGGTATTGTTGCTGGAATGCTAGTAGCTGAGTCACAAGTCCAG GTCGGTGTTGGAAGCTTTGTACCAGAGCGAGTGGTTGAGAATAACACCGAGCCAGCTTCAGGTCCAGCAACAGCCAGTGGTAGTGGTGGACTAAATGATAGTAAATCGCCGCTGCATCAAGTTGGAAACTCTACGCCTCAACCAGCTGACCAGATGTGCGATCTTCGCCTCTGGCCTGGCAGCAACCCTCAATAA
- the LOC106305224 gene encoding uncharacterized protein LOC106305224 yields the protein MKKSNESPTLKIKKAEKKRSKKLKKLEKLREPLILTKEEQDRIDELKSRPIIAWWDFENLSYPWVGVYKMILNKLRREGYTGKLELHAIVGYKGDKEPKQDKTFTMHYGDLNPRPTKGTKGDQKADNHMRKLILRTRFSSQMTTVSGRNWIC from the exons ATGAAGAAGAGTAACGAAAGCCCTACCTTAAAGATCAAGAAAGCTGAGAAGAAGAGGTCAAAAAAGCTCAAGAAACTGGAGAAGTTGAGGGAGCCTCTGATACTAACCAAGGAAGAACAAGATAGGATCGATGAATTGAAGAGTAGACCCATCATAGCATGGTGGGATTTCGAGAATCTTTCATATCCTTGGGTTGGAGTGTATAAAATGATTCTGAATAAGCTCAGGCGTGAGGGCTATACTGGTAAGCTTGAGCTCCATGCCATTGTGGGGTACAAGGGTGATAAAGAGCCTAAACAGGACAAGACTTTCACAATGCATTACGGTGACCTTAATCCTA GACCAACCAAGGGAACCAAGGGTGATCAGAAAGCAGACAATCATATGAGAAAACTGATCCTCAGAACACGCTTCTCATCACAAATGACAACGGTTTCAGGGAGGAATTGGATTTGTTGA
- the LOC106301453 gene encoding uncharacterized protein LOC106301453 isoform X2, which yields MSGNDAAETAKIEVWWDMNDCTIPEGYDARRVRSGIERAFEKLGYTGRVSITAYGDQKKTPCDVLRGLSSTGVAVAHTNSDSTRSVMHRDMVEWRAQNPPPGIILIISDQVEGEFSWDLARLQQRTRYKLFQANSMKSLDDFILLYKANWRWEQLLEKGDPPLVAVVGGLSSAAMFYCKSCNFDCQSLKKFRKHLSSYKHGMEEAINPPDTRLSCVTKRWARNYPATPEHATAKIHVLWDMNDCPIPEGYDARRVRPSIERAFKEIGYSGPVSITAFADQKQTPVHHLLALSSTGVHYSRMITDFEKWTKNNPAPASIMIISDEVASSKYRSTYICGKLQESNYNCFLAYSVRPFEMPVLVTSAEWLWDSLLSVSETKRNILHKCSESESERVVAASTGMFCCTLCLCDCKSLDDFNKHLSSKDHTQEEKRMTSHAQSFPHRQRQYKISNYYDEVGYPPKTKRMRKAALKGFFLPRPLRFTRR from the exons ATGTCGGGGAACGATGCGGCGGAGACAGCTAAAATAGAGGTGTGGTGGGACATGAATGACTGTACGATTCCGGAGGGGTATGATGCTCGTCGGGTCCGTTCAGGTATAGAAAGGGCGTTCGAAAAACTAGGCTACACTGGTCGTGTCTCCATCACTGCCTATGGCGACCAAAAAAAAACCCCTTGCGACGTCCTACGAGGGCTCTCTTCCACTGGAGTCGCTGTTGCACATACCAATTCCG ATAGCACGCGCTCAGTCATGCATCGGGATATGGTGGAATGGCGAGCTCAAAATCCTCCTCCGGGTATAATTTTAATCATATCCGATCAGGTGGAAGGTGAATTCTCCTGGGATCTGGCCCGCCTACAACAGCGCACTAGATACAAACTTTTTCAGGCTAATTCAATGAAGAGTCTCGATGATTTTATCCTGCTCTATAAAGCAAATTGGCGCTGGGAACAACTACTAGAAAAAGGAGACCCACCACTTGTGGCGGTGGTGGGTGGATTATCATCTGCTGCCATGTTTTATTGCAAATCGTGCAATTTCGATTGCCAAAGCCTGAAGAAATTCAGGAAGCATCTCTCCAGTTATAAGCATGGAATGGAA GAGGCTATAAACCCTCCGGACACACGACTCTCTTGTGTAACGAAGAGGTGGGCAAGGAACTACCCGGCCACCCCTGAACACGCCACAGCTAAAATACATGTGTTGTGGGACATGAATGACTGCCCTATTCCCGAGGGGTATGATGCTCGCCGGGTCCGTCCAAGTATAGAAAGGGCCTTCAAGGAAATAGGCTACTCTGGTCCTGTCTCCATCACTGCCTTTGCCGACCAAAAACAAACACCTGTTCACCACCTTCTTGCGCTCTCTTCCACTG GGGTCCATTACAGTCGCATGATTACAGATTTTGAGAAATGGACAAAAAATAATCCTGCTCCGGCTTCAATTATGATCATATCGGATGAAGTGGCTTCGAGCAAGTACCGTTCAACATATATTTGCGGGAAACTACAAGAGAGTAATTACAACTGTTTTTTGGCTTATTCAGTTAGGCCTTTTGAAATGCCTGTCCTGGTCACTTCTGCTGAGTGGCTCTGGGATAGCTTACTTTCAG TTTCAGAGACAAAAAGAAACATTCTTCACAAGTGCAGTGAAAGTGAAAGTGAAAGGGTTGTTGCAGCATCTACCGGAATGTTTTGTTGCACATTGTGTTTATGTGATTGCAAAAGCCTCGATGATTTCAATAAGCATCTCTCAAGTAAAGATCATACACAGGAA GAGAAGAGAATGACTTCGCATGCTCAATCCTTTCCTCACCGGCAAAGGCAGTATAAAATATCCAACTACTATGATGAG GTAGGATATCCTCCCAAGACCAAACGTATGAGGAAAGCAGCCCTGAAGGGTTTTTTTCTCCCTAGACCATTACGTTTTACTAGACGTTGA
- the LOC106301453 gene encoding uncharacterized protein LOC106301453 isoform X1, translating to MSGNDAAETAKIEVWWDMNDCTIPEGYDARRVRSGIERAFEKLGYTGRVSITAYGDQKKTPCDVLRGLSSTGVAVAHTNSDSTRSVMHRDMVEWRAQNPPPGIILIISDQVEGEFSWDLARLQQRTRYKLFQANSMKSLDDFILLYKANWRWEQLLEKGDPPLVAVVGGLSSAAMFYCKSCNFDCQSLKKFRKHLSSYKHGMEEAINPPDTRLSCVTKRWARNYPATPEHATAKIHVLWDMNDCPIPEGYDARRVRPSIERAFKEIGYSGPVSITAFADQKQTPVHHLLALSSTGVDFSHTLPWVHYSRMITDFEKWTKNNPAPASIMIISDEVASSKYRSTYICGKLQESNYNCFLAYSVRPFEMPVLVTSAEWLWDSLLSVSETKRNILHKCSESESERVVAASTGMFCCTLCLCDCKSLDDFNKHLSSKDHTQEEKRMTSHAQSFPHRQRQYKISNYYDEVGYPPKTKRMRKAALKGFFLPRPLRFTRR from the exons ATGTCGGGGAACGATGCGGCGGAGACAGCTAAAATAGAGGTGTGGTGGGACATGAATGACTGTACGATTCCGGAGGGGTATGATGCTCGTCGGGTCCGTTCAGGTATAGAAAGGGCGTTCGAAAAACTAGGCTACACTGGTCGTGTCTCCATCACTGCCTATGGCGACCAAAAAAAAACCCCTTGCGACGTCCTACGAGGGCTCTCTTCCACTGGAGTCGCTGTTGCACATACCAATTCCG ATAGCACGCGCTCAGTCATGCATCGGGATATGGTGGAATGGCGAGCTCAAAATCCTCCTCCGGGTATAATTTTAATCATATCCGATCAGGTGGAAGGTGAATTCTCCTGGGATCTGGCCCGCCTACAACAGCGCACTAGATACAAACTTTTTCAGGCTAATTCAATGAAGAGTCTCGATGATTTTATCCTGCTCTATAAAGCAAATTGGCGCTGGGAACAACTACTAGAAAAAGGAGACCCACCACTTGTGGCGGTGGTGGGTGGATTATCATCTGCTGCCATGTTTTATTGCAAATCGTGCAATTTCGATTGCCAAAGCCTGAAGAAATTCAGGAAGCATCTCTCCAGTTATAAGCATGGAATGGAA GAGGCTATAAACCCTCCGGACACACGACTCTCTTGTGTAACGAAGAGGTGGGCAAGGAACTACCCGGCCACCCCTGAACACGCCACAGCTAAAATACATGTGTTGTGGGACATGAATGACTGCCCTATTCCCGAGGGGTATGATGCTCGCCGGGTCCGTCCAAGTATAGAAAGGGCCTTCAAGGAAATAGGCTACTCTGGTCCTGTCTCCATCACTGCCTTTGCCGACCAAAAACAAACACCTGTTCACCACCTTCTTGCGCTCTCTTCCACTGGTGTCGATTTTTCACATACCCTTCCCT GGGTCCATTACAGTCGCATGATTACAGATTTTGAGAAATGGACAAAAAATAATCCTGCTCCGGCTTCAATTATGATCATATCGGATGAAGTGGCTTCGAGCAAGTACCGTTCAACATATATTTGCGGGAAACTACAAGAGAGTAATTACAACTGTTTTTTGGCTTATTCAGTTAGGCCTTTTGAAATGCCTGTCCTGGTCACTTCTGCTGAGTGGCTCTGGGATAGCTTACTTTCAG TTTCAGAGACAAAAAGAAACATTCTTCACAAGTGCAGTGAAAGTGAAAGTGAAAGGGTTGTTGCAGCATCTACCGGAATGTTTTGTTGCACATTGTGTTTATGTGATTGCAAAAGCCTCGATGATTTCAATAAGCATCTCTCAAGTAAAGATCATACACAGGAA GAGAAGAGAATGACTTCGCATGCTCAATCCTTTCCTCACCGGCAAAGGCAGTATAAAATATCCAACTACTATGATGAG GTAGGATATCCTCCCAAGACCAAACGTATGAGGAAAGCAGCCCTGAAGGGTTTTTTTCTCCCTAGACCATTACGTTTTACTAGACGTTGA
- the LOC106303302 gene encoding AT-hook motif nuclear-localized protein 13-like has translation MDSKETNEHQQLQPPHGTLTGSYNRNAAALTGPSSTSQAMQHRLSVGALSQRQPQQPLGIEGSPSSVSTQFRNEQRGRERGRVRGRPRKYADVIDDDGGGGARGAETLLTPHLINVKAGEDIAAKIVAFTNQGPLESSILSASGAVSSAVLRHSNNPSGVVKYEGVYDIIAMSGSFLNTESNGTVTRTSDMNVHIAGPDGRILAGFVAGMLVARSQVQVVVGSFVSEKVKVSATRVENNPEPASASGSSSASGGGPGSPQSQGPPSESSEENDCINNKNYKVGKSTPRPLHLFLPGNNPK, from the exons ATGGATTCTAAAGAAACCAACGAACATCAGCAGCTACAACCACCGCATGGGACGCTAACGGGTTCCTACAACCGCAACGCCGCCGCGTTAACCGGTCCCTCCTCCACTTCTCAGGCCATGCAACACCGTTTATCTGTCGGGGCTCTCTCGCAGCGCCAGCCTCAACAACCGCTCGGGATCGAGGGATCGCCTTCCTCCGTCTCGACGCAATTCAGGAACGAGCAGCGAGGACGAGAAAGAGGAAGGGTCAGAGGACGACCGAGGAAGTACGCTGATGTCATTGATGATGATGGTGGTGGAGGTGCAA GAGGAGCAGAAACACTGTTGACACCTCATTTAATTAACGTCAAAGCTGGAGAG GACATAGCTGCGAAGATAGTGGCCTTTACGAATCAAGGACCACTCGAGTCTAGTATTCTCTCAGCTTCGGGAGCTGTTTCTAGTGCGGTGCTTCGTCACTCTAACAATCCTAGTGGAGTTGTTAAGTATGAG GGCGTATATGATATCATTGCTATGTCAGGTTCTTTCTTGAATACTGAGAGTAATGGTACTGTGACCAGAACTAGTGACATGAACGTGCATATTGCTGGTCCTGATGGTCGGATTCTGGCGGGTTTTGTTGCTGGAATGCTAGTTGCTCGGTCACAAGTCCAG GTCGTAGTTGGAAGCTTTGTATCAGAGAAAGTGAAAGTGAGCGCAACGCGTGTTGAGAATAACCCCGAGCCAGCTTCAGCTTCAGGTTCATCATCGGCCAGTGGTGGTGGACCAGGAAGCCCTCAGTCTCAGGGACCGCCAAGCGAGTCATCTGAGGAAAATGATTGTATCAACAACAAGAATTATAAAGTTGGAAAGTCTACGCCCCGACCACTTCACCTCTTCTTGCCTGGGAATAATCCTAAGTAA
- the LOC106302038 gene encoding aluminum-activated malate transporter 12, which produces MSNKVHVGSTEMEEGLRNNKWKVLEPSEKIKKIPKRLWDVGKEDPRRVIHALKVGISLTLVSLLYLMEPLFKDIGSNAIWAVMTVVVVLEFSAGATLCKGLNRGLGTLIAGSLTFFIEFVANDSGKVLRAIFIGTAVFIIGAAATYIRFIPYIKKNYDYGVVIFLLTFNLITVSSYRVDSVITIAHDRFYTIVIGCGICLFMSLLVFPIWSGEDLHKTTVGKLQGLSRSIEACVSEYFEEKEKETSDSKDRIYEGYQAVLDSKSIDETLALYANWEPRHTRRCHRFPCQQYVKVGAVLRQFGYTVVALHGCLQTEIQTPRSVRALFKDPCVRLAGEVCKALSELADSISNHRHCSPEILSDHLHVALQDLNSAIKSQPKLFLGSNLHRHNNKHQNAVSQRNRANAVSLSSFRTDTSALMEYRRSFKNNNRSETTSAGERRMLRPQLSKIAVMTSLEFSEALPFAAFVSLLVEMVARLDNVIEEVEELGRIACFKEYDNTRDPTADDVRCEKPANVVISVGAAE; this is translated from the exons ATGTCCAACAAGGTTCACGTAGGAAGCACTGAGATGGAGGAAGGTTTGAGAAATAACAAGTGGAAAGTTTTAGAACCTTCCGAGAAAATCAAGAAGATTCCGAAAAGGCTTTGGGATGTCGGAAAAGAAGATCCAAGAAGAGTAATACATGCCCTTAAAGTAGGTATTTCCTTGACACTTGTCTCTTTGTTATATCTCATGGAGCCTCTCTTCAAAGACATTGGGAGCAATGCGATTTGGGCTGTCATGACCGTCGTCGTCGTTCTCGAGTTCTCTGCCG GTGCAACGTTGTGCAAAGGGCTTAACAGAGGATTAGGAACACTAATCGCAGGGTCTTTGACATTTTTCATTGAGTTTGTTGCTAATGATTCTGGAAAAGTTCTTCGAGCTATCTTCATTGGCACTGCTGTTTTCATCATTG GAGCGGCTGCAACATATATAAGGTTTATACCGTATATAAAGAAGAATTACGATTATGGTGTTGTGATATTTCTCTTGACGTTCAATCTCATAACGGTTTCAAGCTACAGAGTAGACAGTGTTATAACCATAGCACACGATAGATTCTACACTATAGTTATCGGTTGCGGAATATGTCTTTTCATGAGCCTTCTTGTTTTTCCTATTTGGTCCGGTGAAGATCTACACAAGACCACCGTCGGTAAACTCCAAGGCCTCTCTCGCTCTATAGAAG CATGTGTGAGCGAGTACTTTGAGGAGAAAGAGAAAGAAACATCAGATTCAAAAGACAGAATCTATGAAGGGTATCAAGCTGTTTTGGATTCTAAATCCATTGATGAAACACTG GCATTATATGCAAACTGGGAGCCAAGACACACGAGACGATGTCATAGATTCCCATGTCAACAATATGTGAAAGTTGGAGCTGTTCTTCGCCAATTTGGTTACACTGTCGTTGCTCTTCACGGTTGTTTACAAACTGAGATCCAA ACTCCAAGATCTGTTCGCGCTCTTTTCAAAGATCCTTGTGTAAGATTAGCCGGAGAAGTATGCAAAGCTTTGTCGGAACTCGCCGATAGCATCTCCAACCACCGTCACTGTTCGCCTGAGATTCTCTCCGATCATCTCCACGTGGCACTCCAAGACCTTAACTCGGCTATCAAGTCACAGCCTAAACTCTTCCTCGGCTCCAATCTGCATCGTCACAACAATAAACACCAAAACGCAGTTTCACAACGCAACCGTGCAAACGCCGTTTCGCTGTCTAGCTTCAGGACGGACACGTCAGCTTTGATGGAGTACAGGAGATCGTTCAAGAACAATAATAGGTCCGAGACGACGTCGGCGGGAGAGAGGAGGATGTTACGGCCGCAGCTGAGTAAAATAGCGGTGATGACGAGCCTTGAGTTCTCGGAGGCTTTGCCGTTCGCGGCGTTTGTGTCGTTGCTGGTGGAGATGGTGGCGAGGCTTGATAATGTGATAGAGGAAGTGGAGGAGTTGGGAAGGATCGCATGTTTTAAGGAGTATGATAACACGCGTGATCCGACGGCTGACGATGTCCGGTGCGAAAAACCGGCGAATGTTGTGATCAGTGTCGGCGCCGCGGAATAA
- the LOC106304882 gene encoding NAC domain-containing protein 86, with the protein MQMGSSCLPPGFRFHPTDEELIGYYLSRKVEGLEIELEVIPVIDLYKFDPWELPDKSFLPNRDMEWFFFCPRDKKYPNGSRTNRATKAGYWKATGKDRQISCKSSGATIGYRKTLVFYEGRAPLGDRTIWFMHEYRLCDDDLSQKSPNFKGAFVLCRVVKKNGLKTKTLKNKNEQAIGSGCSSLATSPCRDETTQFQSFKPSLTTNETSSIWISPDFILDSSKDYSQIQEGASEYLPNYHFPVNGANHQMGFPESSYLNIDQSVQTGYWPNYEYDQTGSFDYSNLF; encoded by the exons ATGCAAATGGGAAGTTCATGTCTACCTCCAGGATTTAGATTTCATCCAACTGATGAAGAGCTCATAGGCTATTACTTGAGTAGAAAAGTAGAAGGTCTCGAGATTGAGCTTGAAGTCATTCCTGTTATCGATTTATATAAATTCGATCCTTGGGAGTTACCAG ATAAATCGTTCCTACCCAATAGAGATATGGAATGGTTCTTTTTCTGTCCAAGGGACAAAAAATATCCAAATGGTTCTCGAACCAATAGGGCTACAAAAGCAGGTTATTGGAAAGCAACCGGTAAAGATCGGCAAATCTCTTGTAAATCATCCGGTGCTACAATCGGATACCGGAAGACACTAGTTTTCTATGAAGGTCGTGCCCCATTGGGTGATAGAACTATCTGGTTTATGCATGAATATCGCCTTTGCGATGACGATCTTTCTCAAAAATCACCAAATTTCAAG GGAGCTTTTGTGTTATGTCGTGTAGTCAAGAAGAACGGACTTAAGACCAAAACTTTGAAAAATAAAAACGAACAAGCTATTGGTTCAGGTTGCTCTAGCCTTGCGACCTCTCCATGTCGAGATGAAACGACGCAGTTTCAATCTTTCAAGCCTTCTTTAACTACAAACGAAACTTCTAGCATTTGGATTTCGCCTGATTTCATCCTTGATTCCTCAAAA GATTATTCTCAAATTCAAGAGGGTGCTTCTGAATACCTTCCCAACTACCATTTTCCAGTCAATGGGGCGAACCACCAAATGGGATTTCCAGAGAGTTCTTATTTGAACATTGATCAATCAGTGCAAACCGGTTACTGGCCAAATTATGAATACGACCAAACCGGTTCATTCGATTACTCAAACCTTTTCTAG